In one Plasmodium falciparum 3D7 genome assembly, chromosome: 14 genomic region, the following are encoded:
- a CDS encoding ER membrane protein complex subunit 4, putative: protein MSRWDFSLKKNEQKNENILEPFGYKFVNEAKNIYGNGDSYLKTEKNINTLNKLNKSNNKKSDTVEINKKLLHKAAWGICVNSFKGLLMNLFVMFMSGGASGIFGIIFIVYSIYNILKSLININDVFKTVENNKTEKFLLQKICFFIMNCLVLLYIMSVCSNSGLLPIRSGDYFYFIPHQKIKQKGVASMF from the coding sequence atgagtaGATGGGATTTCAgtttaaaaaagaatgaacagaaaaatgaaaatattttagaaCCTTTTGGATATAAATTTGTAAATGAggcaaaaaatatttatggaAATGGTGATAGTTATTTAAAGACTgagaagaatataaatacattaaataaattaaataaaagtaataataaaaaatcgGATACGGTTGAAATtaataagaaattattacataaagCAGCATGGGGTATATGTGTAAATTCATTTAAGGGTTTACTTATGAATTTATTTGTTATGTTTATGTCAGGGGGAGCATCAGGTATATTtggtattatatttattgtttattctatatataatatcttaaaatctttaattaatattaatgatgttTTTAAAACggttgaaaataataaaacagaaAAATTTTTACTACAAAAAATttgcttttttattatgaattGTTTAGTTTTACTTTATATCATGAGTGTATGTTCAAATAGCGGGCTCTTACCCATTCGTTCAggtgattatttttatttcatacctcatcaaaaaattaaacaaaaagGAGTAGCTAGTATGTTTTGA
- a CDS encoding clathrin light chain, putative, with amino-acid sequence MSELKEFDEFNFKNYDNSNNNNEKENDEGPSNIFYEENNEVGTSLDKINYMNPIENVDYNNMNMSSNNFYNELDKRESSSSLLYNNNNNNNMNNINNNIHKKYNGSDIKNNDSFYKSNLSSPIKENRMSFENSYETFFEKESDISDTEVSDVWEKERLQRIKERKEYEEKEKKEIKKKAAQDLKKWYEEIAIVIEEKKKLSNQKLSEDKKKEQNMDNKTWLKVSQYLDMEKGEYFKENSRMKQVLLKLIQKESS; translated from the coding sequence ATGAGCGAATTGAAAGAGTTCGatgaatttaattttaaaaattatgataattctaataataataacgaaaaagaaaatgatgaagGACCTtcgaatattttttatgaagaaaataatgaagtaGGAACATCActggataaaataaattatatgaatccTATAGAAAATgtagattataataatatgaacatgtCATCAAATAATTTCTATAACGAATTAGATAAAAGAGAAAGTTCAAGTTCCTTATtatacaacaataataataataataatatgaataatataaataataacattcataagaaatataatggtagcgatattaaaaataatgattctttttataaaagtaATTTATCATCAccaataaaagaaaatagaaTGTCTTTTGAAAATTCTTATGAAACCTTTTTTGAAAAAGAATCAGATATTTCAGATACCGAAGTTTCTGATGTGTGGGAAAAAGAAAGATTACAAAgaataaaagaaagaaaagaatatgaagaaaaagaaaaaaaagaaattaaaaaaaaagctgCTCAAGATCTTAAAAAATGGTATGAAGAAATAGCTATCGttattgaagaaaaaaaaaaattatctaaCCAAAAATTATcagaagataaaaaaaaagaacaaaatatggataataaaaCATGGTTAAAAGTATCTCAATATCTAGATATGGAAAAAGGAGAATACTTTAAGGAAAATAGTCGAATGAAGCAGGTCCTCCTTAAACTAATACAAAAGGAAAGTTcatag